GCGAGACCGCTAAGGCAGCTGTTGTTGCTAAGcgcggccatcttgatgcGATCAATGCTCTGGCGTTCAACCCCAACTCGGAAGTGCTCGTGGCCACTGCGTCAGCCGACAAGACAATCGGCATCTGGGACCTCAGAaatgtcaaggagaaggtccACACTTTGGAAGGTCACAACGATGCTGTTACATCCCTAGCCTGGCACCCGACTGAGGCCGGTATCCTGGGAAGTGCCAGCTATGATCGAAGAATCATCTTTTGGGATCTTTCGCGGGTTGGCGAGGAGGTATTGCCTGACGACCAGGATGACGGGCCCCCTGAATTGTACGTCCAGAAACTGCCAAGGCTTAATTATATTCAAAAGCTAACAAGTCTAGACTTTTCATGCACGGCGGTCATACAAACCATTTGGCTGACTTCAGCTGGAATCTCAACGAGCCTTGGCTTGTAGCAAGCGCCGCGGAAGACAATCTGCTGCAGATCTGGAAGGTAGCCGAGTCCATTGTCGGTAAGGACGACGGCGACTTGcctgtcgatgagctcgaccGATAGGTGAGGTGGAAGTTCGTGGAGAAGTTCCGGTCTTCATAGGATGAGGAGACGCAGCAGCTCTGGAGGCGCTGGCTTCAAGAGACAGATGCCACCAGCATCGAGGGGCGAGATAGTTATCCTAGTGCCAGGTGTACAAGCACTCAAGAGGGGCTTGAGGCGTAAAGAAGATAACAAACAAATTATTCACGTATCTCCCTGGATCAAATAAAATGCTTTTTGTGCTTCAGTACCCCAGCTCTTAGCAGTGTCGCCAATTTCTCACGGGCGCTTGGCACAGTTGACACTGGCAGCACCTGGCAgctcctttcttttctctaCCtaggcaggtaggtaggtaattGACGCGGtgactcttcttcacacGGCAACTTAGGTAAACTACCTcgttacctacctaggtagatacTGTTTGTTGTCTGATATTCGAGCCCATCAGTGGCCAGCTGCCTGGCCATTGTTTCTTGAATCATGCCCCACGAAGCACAGCCAAATATCTTTGCACTACGAATACGACTTTCGACTTCAGCTCTACAATCACACTGCCGCAAATCTGTGAACATCATTCAGCTCCTCTGAGCTTTCGTCTATCCCTTCTTCACAATCTCTATGGCTTCCGACTCATCTCAACTAGATGCGGGACCATCTGCGCCAAACAATGTCCCTCATGATATTTTCAGCATGCAGCCAGCTGCGAGTAATACGTCTCAGTCCAGTGTCAACTCTCAAACCACTCCCCAGGACCAAGGCGAAGACCAAGTCCAGTCACCAGATGAGCTCCTCACACATCCAGAGTGGCAATTTGAACTCCTAACAGATGGCATGCGACGTCGACTCGAGGAAGCAGTAGCTCGCGAATCCCGCACAAACGAGGAGCTGGCCGCAATGGGCGTCGATCCTGAAGGCTGTTACGAACACGGGAACGAATACATAGACACAAACATCGATTCGGGCCCTGATATCGAAATCAAGGAGCCTGACAGCCAACTAAGCATCGCGAAAAGGGTCAGGTTCTCGAAAGCTTACTCCCATGGTCTATTTGGAGGGCATAATCCATATGAAATTGAGAACGAGGTTGATCATCTCACCCTGAGTCTCAAGCACACCAGTCTCGATCTTATCACGGCTCTCTGCTGTaaccttgagcttgccatTGAGATTGGTAAGCACCTCTCTCCCAGGGACATCGTGAGCCTGTACATTGCCAGTCCTGCATTTCGAAATGCAATTACGGGACATATGCTCTCCTGCATTCGTATGTGGATTGACACCAATGCGCCCGAGGCTGGGAAAGTCTTCCACTGGAAGCTCTATGGCAGAGCCCTCATCAAAGATCCAGCGGACCGCAATTCAAGTACTGATGATGCTCGGTTCCTTGAGGGCCGCTGGGAAACCGCGAAGACGAACCCCAGCCAGATTCGACTGATTCCTGGTTTTAAGTACCTTGAGTTGGTCATCGGCCGTGATCGGTACTGTCGCGAGATCATCGCAATGATGGCTCGCATGGGTTTTCGCATGCCACGCACAATGCACAGCACCCTTCTCCGACTCTGGgtcctccttgagatccCTACTACGCGCCAGAGACAACTATTTCTGAGGAGTAGAAAGCACTGGACCAATATTCACCTCTATAACGCGtatttcttcatcatcaagctttcAATGGCCTTTACACACCCCTTTTTCAGCCCCATCAGCATTGACATGGTTCAGCTCATGATGGGCCAAAAAGGGCTATATCCCCTGTGGCAATGCCTCATGCGACAGAACTACAGAACTATGTCGGAATGCATGGAACTCAAGGCTCGCTATGACTTGCTTCTCCCTACAACTGTTTGGGGGCTTATTCAGAGAGAAAGATACCCCTCAGCTTATGGCGTTCCTATCCAAGACGTTGGCCTTGGTCACCTGGAAGGCTGGGGGAAAGGtgtccttcatcttgggcGCCCTGATGAGATATTGCCGATCGAGGCAGCGTCCCGTGGACTACATCTAGACGACCACGTCACTCAAATGATGATATGGGGCTATATTGACTTTGAGACGGGAGAGAACCTCGTCCcgactgaagatgagatgtacATctcagaggaagatgagaaactcAACAGAGCCGACAACACTCACCATTGGCAGCGCAAGCACGCTCTCAAGAAACGCTGGAATGAATTAACCCCTGAACAGCAACAGGAGATTAAGGACGATGATCTGGACGAACACCTCCGTGCTATGGCCTGGTCATCAGTTGACCATGAGGACCTAGACTGGGACAGGGAATCCGACGACGCTGACGACGAGAGCGACGGCGAATACGACATCAATACCGAGATCAACCGTGGATATCGCATGCCTGCAGCACGTAACGAAAACACATCACCTGACGGGAGCATGAACGACATACCAGCTGGTGGAGAGGCAATTCGCGTAGGGAATCAAGAAATTTCTGCTGACGAAGTCGCTGAGATGGTGGAAGACATGGGCGTCCCCGTTCAAAgagaggagattgaggcctGGAATACCACGCTCAGCGAACTCTTCAGCAACTCAACCCCCGAAGTGAATGACGACGATTACGAAGTGGCCAGGACTTGGAACATCTGGTTTACCAATGGAAGCTCTGGTCCACCCCCTTTCACCACCACACCCAATACGATGGGTTTCCAGAACCAGGCCACCGGTAACGACTTGAACAACAATGGGTAATAGGGCTATGGAGGAATAAAGGTACAAAAGATACGTGCAACTTCAAAACGCATGGCATAAGATCGCCCTGGTCAGACAGCAGGCGTGTAGCAAATCCTTGTACTACTCGTGATCCGTAACCTTGTTGTGTTTCCACACACATCATTGGCTGGCCTCCAACGGAGCAAAAAGGATAAGAGATTATAAGTCAAAGTACTTCTTGTGCATCCTATATTAATCTAGTATGCAAGACATAATGTGAAAAGCAGGGAGAGTTGATGTCTAAGGAATTACCTATCGATCATATGAGGGTAGTTcaatgagaggaagaaataCAGTATGTAGACGAAATAAACGACAACCTCCAACAGCCAGCCGGCCTAATCGATCTTGCCTAGCCAAGTTCCTGAACCCTATTGTGTAGACAAAGTCATAGTCCCTAGTAGAACTGCAAGGAATCCAGATAGTACCTATGTAGGACTGGCCACATGCTCCCACATCGACAGCTCTTATGAACAGCAAAGATGCAGCTTCGGCCAGACCATGGGACAAAACATCCATTTTGACACCCCGACTCCTCCATACCGTGGCTTAGGTTCCTATTAGCCACCCCATCCAGCTCCCCAGCTCCTGCGCGTCCAAAGAAAAATCAGATGAAGATaggaagatgcagagattATCAAGACAACTGAGCAACGTCAGAAAGACAACGTCGGACTCATATGGGAGAGAATGAGTGACAACGGCAAAAACCAGAAGATAAGGGTAGATATGAGAGACAGGCAATAGAGAAAAACAGTTAGTTTGTCGGGTAATGAGCCGCCGACTTTGTGTGAACTGGGATAACTGAGTCAgacaaaggccaagaaatATCCGTACACACTCCCCTTCGCTATGCACCCAACCCCGTAACCGTTTTCCAGCAATACCACCAACAGCCCCTGAAGCCTTCAGAGACCACAACAGCTCTACAGATCTTCCTTTGCCCTCATGgcaaaaggaaagaagagccGCAACATGCCGTCTCCAGTCTTGCAAAACATAAAACAGACAGCGGCCCCAGTAAGCAAAGTCCGTACCATATGGACTCAACCGGCAACACCAGAGAAAGGAGGCCCTGGTCCCAGTAAAGTAAGCAAGTCACTTTTGTCTTCCCAACCTTTGAAATTTTGTAACACATCCCACCTTATAATCAATTATCCGTCACTCCGACCAGACCTGCCAAACCAATACACACACCGTTCCACCTTCCCTCTGATAGATCTGATAGCACAGAGTTTGCAGTCGCAAATGATCtatgttcatcatcaaagaaaaaTTCGCGAAAAAACAAAGCGGCACGTATCACCCGGGTCCATATACATGGAGGGTTGACCCAGGAAACACACAGCGGATGGGCTGTAACAGTCTTTTACTGTTTAAGCAGGCGACTTGTTAGGAGGGGCAGAACCACCATTCTGGcggccatctcctccactAACTGAAAGCCCTCCAATGCCGCTGGAGAGGAAAGCAAAGGGGTCGTTCTCAGTATTGCCaccgttgttgttggcgttATTGTTATAAAAGTTGTTTGATGGTCCACCAGATGCAGGCCCATTGGTGGCTGACTGGAAcgcagcctcagcagcacgACTATCGAAAGGGCCAGCCGCATGGGAAGCAGGTCCGGATCCAAAACTGCCGTGGGTGTTCAGCGAGCTAGGATAGGCGGCAGCGCCACCTCCGAGGCCCGAGGGAAGGTAGTGGCTGGGCGGGCCTCCAAAGTGTTGTTGGTTATaaccaccaccagagccGCCGAAGGAGGTACCAGAGCCGAATGGGCCGGGTCCTGGAGCACCTCCCATGGATCCTTGGTTCATACCGTACTGAGAGGCATTGTCCATGGGAGAAGGGTATCCAGaatcagcaacaacagctgcGCCTGCGCGGCTGGCACCACATCGAAGACAGCATACGTTCTTCGCGAAGTTATGGTAGCCACAGACCTCGTTACCACACTTCCAATCACCAGCACGGAAAGGTACCACACCGCTACCGCCCATACGACCACCGCCATGACCCATAGGCCCATGGTGGCCACCGTGAGGAGGGGGGGGCATCATAGCAGGGGGTCCGTAACCATATCCGCCACCGTAATTGTTATTGCCGCTACCCATATCGTTCGAAGGGCCAGCACCGACAGCAGGGAACGAGCATCGGAAGCAAGCAGTTCGACGCTGGAAGTTGGAGAACCCGCAAGATGGACAGGTCCAGTCACCAGGCCTAGGGCGGTTCTTGCTAGGAGGGAAAGGAGTCAGTATGTCCTGAGCACGGTCGAGGACGCGGCTAGAGGAGGGCGAGacctcaatggccttctcaTTAAGGGCACGACCATTCATACAAAGGCTCTCAGCGGCCTATAACTNNNNNNNNNNNNNNNNNNNNNNNNNNNNNNNNNNNNNNNNNNNNNNNNNNNNNNNNNNNNNNNNNNNNNNNNNNNNNNNNNNNNNNNNNNNNNNNNNNNNNNNNNNNNNNNNNNNNNNNNNNNNNNNNNNNNNNNNNNNNNNNNNNNNNNNNNNNNNNNNNNNNNNNNNNNNNNNNNNNNNNNNNNNNNNNNNNNNNNNNNNNNNNNNNNNNNNNNNNNNNNNNNNNNNNNNNNNNNNNNNNNNNNNNNNNNNNNNNNNNNNNNNNNNNNNNNNNNNNNNNNNNNNNNNNNNNNNNNNNNNNNNNNNNNNNNNNNNNNNNNNNNNNNNNNNNNNNNNNNNNNNNNNNNNNNNNNNNNNNNNNNNNNNNNNNNNNNNNNNNNNNNNNNNNNNNNNNNNNNNNNNNNNNNNNNNNNNNNNNNNNNNNNNNNNNNNNNNNNNNAAAGGGGCATCATCCTACTTATACAAAGGATTGTCTGCGGCGCACACATCTGATTGCATTGAAGATAACGGGATATGACGATcgtgatgatggaagaggcgCACACGCAGACTTGTGGGGGGCTTTTTAGACTTACCTCCCTCATGGGAAGAGAATACGGCAAATCCGGTACCAGTAGGTTTATGCTGTTCAGGGGTTCGAAGAGTCCAGAATGCAATGGGTCGACCACCGAACTGAGTGAACCAACTCTCGAGCTCTGACTGAGTGGTATCGTGTGGAAGTCCCGACATGTGAAGAACCTTGCTCCTCTCCGAAAGAAAAGCTCGAACATCGGCCCGGGCATCCATGGGCCGAGTCAAGACATCGGGATGCTCCTGGGGAGGTTGCGACTTACGAATCAACCCCCGGAGGACTCGGGCAAGAGTGACAGCCTCTTCCATTGCACGTCGTGGCGAGGCAGGGGCAAGAGCCTGGAGGTGAAATGGAAGGTTGTGCTTAATCGGAGCACTCGACTGAACGGGCTCAACCTCGAGCGCGGCGCAAATGTTGGAGAGCATCGAAGGTCCGAATGGCAGAGACTCggggtggtgttgctgccatcGCTGATACTCGGTGCGGAGATCGAAAGTGCGTGAGTGCTGCAAGTAAGGAGGGAGAACCACAGCCTTGTCGCGGGCCTCACGAGGCAGCTGAACACGGAGATCCCATGCGTCAAGAGTGACGAAGACGAAATCGAGGTTCTTCGAGGTTAAATACTCGGTAGCGAATGTATCGAATCGGGTGATAGCGTCTCTAAAGGTACCAGCGTTTCGAACATGCTCCCAAGTCAAGGTTGTCAGGCTGGCTGCGAAAACAGTGGGTTAGCTAAAATATTTTACCTCGACATGAAAATCTAGCAATACTGGGTTTCGGCATTTGGGCAATTGTCTGGACGAAAGAGTGCGGCATGGAGTATATGTGATGGAAAAGGAGCTATTAGCGTAAGAAAACTTACTACAGAGGGGCGTAATTGGAGTATTGACGGGTTTGACAAGGACGCTCTCATGCGTAATCTGGTAGTGGCAAGGCTAGTCAGCAATCGGTGTGCTATATGGAGGCATTGAATGCTTCTGGGGGGAGAATCTGGAACACATGGAAAATTTTGGGGGGAGGGTTTTGGCCGGGACAGGATGGTGTTTCTCACCTCCTCAAGTGAGTTTGCGTCGACCAGGATCCAACCAAGCTCAATTACTTCGGCCGAGTCTTTTGTCACATAAACGCCGTGCTCGTCGCAGGTAGTCGCAACATGGATGACAACATATCGATCGATGTTAAGCTGGGGAAGTTGCTGTGAGGCCATATTCGCTACGAAATCGCTCGGACGAGGGTCGGCTGCGAGTTTGGGAGGTGAGAAGAATCAGTATCTGATTTGCTGGCAGCGCGGACGAGGCGGCAGCGGCGAACTACGAGGGGATCTCGTAGATTCCTTGAGATCGTCGTAGTGATAAACAATCgaaaggcaaagaaataTTATGTGCAACTAGCCCGTGGCCCGGCCAGCTCGCGATGAAAGAGGTAGAAAGGTATACGTGAGGTGGGTGAGCGGGAAGTTTACGGGAAGCGGAACGGATGTGGATGTGGCCAGTAGTTGAAATGGCAGCTTCCAAGGTCCAGCCTTCAGGGGAGTTGGTGCCAAATACGAAATGGGCCTGAGGCGGGTGCTTTCTCTCCCAGGTGATCAGGCCCCGTAGGTAATGTTGTGGAGAATGTCAGCACAGGCTACCAGGCTATTTAAAGAGCCGGCCACGAATGAAGGGCGATTGTTCAACTTCATGGGCAGCATAACTTATCATATTATCGTTAGGTCATAAGAGATTAGCTGTGGAAGGTGGGTTCTGCAAAAAGTTGGCAGCTATTGCTCTTGGAGGCGTTGAAAAATTGTCTATTGCTATCGAAGCTCAAACTATCAAGTAAGCTCTACTATTAACGTCCGCTGTTGGCGCACTCAGACAGCTTTGTGTTGAGAATGGGGAGCCACGGTCACCTGCAAGGGGAAATGCGGCTTCAATACCTAAGGTACAGTACTTGAAATAGCGGACTATAAACGCAAGCTATCTCATAATGTCCAGATCCGGATACTCTTGTGATCCAGACACCTTCATGGCTCAGAATAAGGTGTTCTGATAAACCATAGATAGGTATACTTACCTAAGCTACCTATTGACCGTTGAAGTCAATTGACGAAGGCAACGTTTAACGGACCAATGTTCCGTAAACGTTTCTTGGCCTGATTATAATTTCTGGGTGTTCAAGCCCTTGGCATCGAAAAGCTGCTCTCGGTATTTCTTTACCTTAAGTGCCTCACCAAACTTTTTTACCAACAAAATAAATATGCTCCGGCTTGTACCTCCTCAACGTGTGATAATGCAGTCAAAAGAACCTGACGCAGCCGTTCTTGAGTTGGGATAGTTTGGAAGTAGGCTTGAAAATCTTCACTTTCCGATGGGTCCGAATCCTACCATCTCAAACTCGGGTTGATAATTCGAAATTTTGCCATTCCGCCCGAGTTCTCAACACATCAATATCGTCACGAATAAGGTACTACTAAGGTAAGGCACCTTTGCCAAGAGGCCCAAGACTACAAGTAACCATACCGCCCATACTCCACGTTTTTGACAGTTGGTAATTCGTTCTCCCAACCCGCTGATTTCTCGCAGCGACCACGCGTAATTATCATTGCCAACCACATTTCACGATGCGTATGCATGACTGAGGTGCCGAGGGAAAGGATTGGATGCGAAGTTGCTATGCTAGGTTCAAGGCGTTTGATAATAATGCTCCAGCAACTCAATTCAATCCTGCTGAGGTTTAAGTTACATATGAACAGGCTAACAGATTCATAATAGTAATCTAAGGTGACTACCTGTCAACCGCAGACACTGTTGTAGCCGGTCGACTAACAGCAATCTCCGGTCAGGCAGGGCGAAAGCTGTTGCAACAGGACAGTGCCAGCCTCATTATCGGAGCCTGCTCCAGACCCCGATTCCGTTGTGCTGCCACTGATtcaacaagacaagacgCTCTTCAAACGCTAATATATTGGTTCACACTCATCTGGCTTACACTTTGTGACATTTTAATAGTTACCCAAACAGGTGCTATAAGAATAGCAGAAATACATTATCAGTCAGGCGGGATTTCCACCGTGCGCGGACACATCCATTATTTACCGCCTGAGGTGAGGcgtcatcaacctcgctcCAACTACATCAGTCAGTCCACAATGATGTAGACCCCCTCacctcttctcttttctgCTGCCACTTGATTTTGGATCTTCATAATACTGAGTTCCCAGCTTGCCAGCGAATTATGTCTGCACATGACGTCTGCTGCGTTGTGAATGTAATATTATACAAGGTCGATTGATGAGCCAACTTTTTTGGATAAACGTAGAGCGGCTTTACGATGTACAGGATGGGCAACAGCGCTTATCATGAGTTGGGGATTACAATTCATGTTCTAAATCCCAGGGTGAGGGCTGATAGCCAAGAAGTTTACCGAAACAGGCCGCAAGTCTTCGTAGTTCATATCATCATATGGTCTGAGCAGGTATGAGGCCAGGACGCAAATGAATCCCGTTCAAACTTCTAGAGTAGCGAGATTATCTGATCGCCTTAACCAATACTATCTCAGCTATAAATAGAGCCTCCGTCAATGTTAATTaatttgttcttttctttcagGACTACGGATACGGGGCTATAAGGTCAGTCACTATGTCATACCAGAGTATCACCATGCCAGACATGAGTTTCGGCTGGGGGCCAATAAGGATTGCAATAGTCAACACCATTTAGCTAGAATACAGGTTTACCTCGTATCAGTAGCTCAGATTCATCTTTAGAAAGGtctcagggagcaagaaaacataagaCTTAAGAAGAAtatatcaaaataaactcagcaaagacCCCCTAAACTTAGACTAAATTGCCTTTTTCATCAGTTAGGAtaaaggtctcaagttttcttgcctcctcctGAAAGGGTACGGTGTTCAGCTTGGCGTGAAGACAGAGGTGTACGAATCGAACACTCTGAGAAAGGCTGCTCATTCTTCCCAACAAAAAGCGAAGACACGATAATATAACATCTGAGCAAAACCATTTCTTATCTACATTCGGCTGTGCTGTAGCATACAGTTAAGCCATATTTTCTCATTCTTTGGTTTTTCTCCCCTTCTTTCTCAATATGAAGATGGCCAGGTGACAGAAGGATACttttgatgatggagagaatCTGTCTCTACTCCTTCGATCTTAGCCCGCGGTGGGACTTGGTACCTGGGTAAGTTTTCGACTTCCACAATGGTCGATGAGTGACGAGCAGCTCGTCCGATGTAAAAGAACTGTCCCATGGAGGTCAGCCACATCCTTCGTCTTGGAAACCGGACTTTCGTAGCTCGTACCTATGTATTAGCCACAAAAACCTTCTGATAGGTagctcatcaatcacatGTTCGCTCATCGATGCACCTTTGCAACGCGGCACTGGCTAGAGGGGATGGGTATGTAAGAATCACTGCAACTCTACGTTCCAGTGGAGTGCTAATCAAGAGAGGAAGCGCTGTGATATGAACAACATGATGCAGGTGATAGTGACGTTCTGAGCATTGTCACGTTAGTGGTGGTCTACAGTATCCTAGCTTCTTGTATTGTTGTTATTCCTGGATGTAATTGGACAGAATTCACTGGTGAATGATTCAATAGGCCAGTGACAATAGGTTCCGCCAAAGATCTTACACACTTCTGATAATAGTGCATGGGAATTACGTTGTATGGTATCCCTCGTTCAGTGTCATGCTAAGgttgatctccttgacccGGATGTCAAGATCAGGGTTGATCCTTTTTCGTAGAAAATATCACTATTACTACCAGGGCATGAGCTGCTTCGCCACAAGATGGTTTCTTGGGATTTGTCACGGCGAAGTGTATGCCGACGTGGCCTACGTCATAGCTTTCCATGGCGTTACAATCAAGAATACCCAAGGTAGATATGCGTGACAGGTTAGTAGCGAAGGCCTCACGTTACTTGGAATTATTCACGTGGCGCACATTTTCAGACGGCTTCCGTGACGACCTTGCTTGTCTATTTTCTCCCTCCGTCAGCTACATATCCTCTCAGCTAACAGAACGCGAACTCGCGACTTTTTGAGTCACCGACAAAACTACCTCCAAACCTTTTCTCAACCTTGCATCATCGAGTCGCGACTATGGGTGCTATTTCTGCCGTCTTCCTGATCCTTATTACAATTTTCTGTCAGTCGCAGACTCCACCTGATCGTATAATGCAGAGTAGAACTAATGTGGTCGCAGTCCCTCCCATCGGCGTCTGGGCCGTTGCAGGATGTGGAATGGGTATGCAACATCTCTCTATCGGGCTGCACTCAATGCTAACCTTCTCAGATCtgttcatcaacatctgcctGACcattcttggcttccttccAGGTCATATCCACGCCTTCTACCTTGAGTACATTTACTACGATCGACGAGAACAGGCGCGCGAGGGCCGTTTTGCGACAGGACCTGCGCCTGGCATTTACTCCGACAACGTGCAGACTGGAGGACAGGGCTATGGAACAATGGGGCGCGCAGCATAAAACGAATAGACGTTGGTGGCAATCGACTCTATTTTTGGGCTGTATATTCGAACTCAGGCGAAGCTGTTTGCATCAACTATGTGTTGCATATTCGCCGGCATCGGCTTGGATAAAGGCGTGCAAGGAGCCAATGCCCAACCTTTGGATTACAGAGGCcaactacctaggtacccTAAAGTAGTCTGGTGTGAGAACGGCGACGCAGGATCAACATGATATTGTTACACTAGTGTCAAATGACATGTAGTACACGCTAGAGAGTGTTGAATTCAAGTTAGATTTCGATATTAGTTCATGCTGGTGAGGGAAGGGGTTGAAAATCCAATTA
This region of Fusarium verticillioides 7600 chromosome 3, whole genome shotgun sequence genomic DNA includes:
- a CDS encoding hypothetical protein (At least one base has a quality score < 10), whose protein sequence is MASQQLPQLNIDRYVVIHVATTCDEHGVYVTKDSAEVIELGWILVDANSLEEITHESVLVKPVNTPITPLCTSLTTLTWEHVRNAGTFRDAITRFDTFATEYLTSKNLDFVFVTLDAWDLRVQLPREARDKAVVLPPYLQHSRTFDLRTEYQRWQQHHPESLPFGPSMLSNICAALEVEPVQSSAPIKHNLPFHLQALAPASPRRAMEEAVTLARVLRGLIRKSQPPQEHPDVLTRPMDARADVRAFLSERSKVLHMSGLPHDTTQSELESWFTQFGGRPIAFWTLRTPEQHKPTGTGFAVFSSHEGGKSKKPPTSLRAAESLCMNGRALNEKAIEVSPSSSRVLDRAQDILTPFPPSKNRPRPGDWTCPSCGFSNFQRRTACFRCSFPAVGAGPSNDMGSGNNNYGGGYGYGPPAMMPPPPHGGHHGPMGHGGGRMGGSGVVPFRAGDWKCGNEVCGYHNFAKNVCCLRCGASRAGAAVVADSGYPSPMDNASQYGMNQGSMGGAPGPGPFGSGTSFGGSGGGYNQQHFGGPPSHYLPSGLGGGAAAYPSSLNTHGSFGSGPASHAAGPFDSRAAEAAFQSATNGPASGGPSNNFYNNNANNNGGNTENDPFAFLSSGIGGLSVSGGDGRQNGGSAPPNKSPA